From a region of the Streptomyces caniferus genome:
- a CDS encoding HipA family kinase: MLTEVTATRYVTPLREGGSLPGIVEGDDLGTYIMKFTGAGQGRKTLVAEVICGELGRRLGLRVPDLVRMQLDPVIGLGEPDQEVQDLLKASGGLNLGMDYLPGSLGFDPLAFEVSAREAGRVVWFDALINNVDRSWRNPNLLVWHGELWLIDHGAAMIWHHNWPSAEKASARPYNASDHVLATFGPDVAAAAEEFAPLITEELLTGIAADVPDEWLADEPGFDSPDTLRRAYVSTLLARAATISERITLGEPTVDKPSQAPEWLAARLVRREVK; this comes from the coding sequence ATGCTGACAGAAGTCACGGCGACTCGCTATGTCACGCCCTTGCGTGAGGGCGGCTCGCTCCCGGGAATTGTCGAGGGTGACGATCTCGGTACATACATCATGAAGTTCACCGGGGCCGGGCAAGGGCGGAAGACGCTTGTTGCCGAGGTCATCTGCGGGGAGTTGGGGCGGCGGCTCGGGCTGCGGGTGCCGGATCTGGTGCGGATGCAGCTCGATCCCGTTATCGGGCTGGGGGAGCCGGACCAGGAGGTTCAGGACCTGCTGAAGGCCAGTGGGGGGCTCAATCTCGGGATGGACTACCTTCCCGGGTCGCTGGGCTTCGATCCGCTCGCCTTCGAGGTGAGTGCCCGCGAGGCGGGACGGGTGGTGTGGTTCGACGCGCTGATCAACAACGTCGACCGGTCCTGGCGCAATCCCAATCTGCTGGTCTGGCACGGCGAACTGTGGCTGATCGACCATGGCGCGGCGATGATCTGGCACCACAACTGGCCGAGCGCGGAGAAGGCTTCGGCCCGTCCGTACAACGCCTCCGACCATGTGCTCGCCACTTTCGGGCCGGATGTCGCCGCGGCGGCCGAGGAGTTCGCGCCGCTGATCACCGAGGAACTGCTGACCGGGATCGCGGCCGACGTGCCGGACGAATGGCTGGCCGACGAGCCGGGCTTCGACTCCCCGGACACGCTGCGCCGGGCGTATGTGAGCACGCTGCTGGCGCGCGCGGCGACGATCAGCGAGCGGATCACCCTCGGGGAGCCCACCGTGGACAAGCCCTCGCAGGCACCGGAATGGCTGGCCGCGCGGTTGGTACGGAGGGAAGTGAAGTGA
- a CDS encoding aminoglycoside phosphotransferase family protein, which produces MTDTDIEITADLVRDLLQEQHPDLAGLAIREVAGGWGNQMWRLGDELAVRMQRMDPTPELQLKERRWLPVLAPRLPLPVPTPVRFGEPSERFPKHWTVMTWVPGEPLDHGSISRGAHAADTLAGFLRALHVEAPAEAPIATDRGAHPKNCTDGIENFFQAVAPDDIAADVRAVWDDAVAAHAWEGPPVWVHGDLHPANVVVSDGTLSGIVDFGDMFAGDPAWDLAAAWVLLPAGTASRFFDMYAHADEAAIRRARGLAAMKSLFLMLMGQNGDRGLPGGKPNWGPVGRAALDRVLKGV; this is translated from the coding sequence ATGACCGACACCGATATCGAGATCACCGCAGACCTGGTCCGCGACCTGCTGCAGGAGCAACATCCAGACCTTGCAGGGCTGGCCATCCGCGAGGTGGCGGGCGGCTGGGGCAACCAAATGTGGCGTCTGGGGGACGAGCTGGCCGTGCGCATGCAGCGGATGGACCCCACCCCGGAGCTCCAGCTCAAGGAGCGGCGGTGGCTACCCGTGCTGGCTCCGCGCCTGCCTCTCCCGGTGCCGACCCCGGTGCGGTTCGGCGAACCGTCCGAGCGCTTCCCCAAGCACTGGACCGTGATGACGTGGGTTCCCGGCGAGCCGCTGGACCACGGCTCGATCAGCCGCGGCGCCCACGCGGCCGACACGCTGGCGGGCTTCCTCCGGGCGCTCCATGTGGAGGCGCCCGCCGAGGCGCCGATCGCTACGGACCGCGGCGCCCATCCCAAGAACTGCACGGACGGCATCGAGAATTTCTTCCAGGCCGTTGCCCCCGACGACATCGCTGCCGACGTCCGGGCCGTCTGGGACGACGCCGTGGCGGCCCACGCGTGGGAGGGCCCGCCGGTGTGGGTGCACGGCGACCTCCATCCCGCGAACGTCGTCGTCTCGGACGGAACGCTCTCGGGCATCGTCGACTTCGGTGACATGTTCGCCGGCGACCCGGCGTGGGACCTCGCCGCCGCATGGGTGCTGCTGCCCGCGGGCACGGCCTCACGGTTCTTCGACATGTACGCGCACGCAGACGAGGCAGCGATCCGGCGCGCCCGCGGGCTGGCCGCGATGAAGAGCCTCTTCCTGATGCTCATGGGGCAGAACGGAGATCGGGGGCTTCCCGGCGGCAAGCCGAACTGGGGACCTGTAGGCCGGGCGGCACTTGACCGTGTTCTGAAGGGCGTTTGA
- a CDS encoding DnaB-like helicase C-terminal domain-containing protein: MEMPASTRRRIARSWTITELQLPITALAQLSRGPELRADKRPNKADLSGSGLLEQDADIGPPPLPGCPPCGSGQPIR; the protein is encoded by the coding sequence ATGGAGATGCCGGCCTCGACCAGGCGCAGGATCGCGCGCTCCTGGACGATCACAGAGTTGCAGCTGCCGATCACCGCCCTGGCCCAGCTCAGCCGCGGGCCCGAGCTCCGCGCCGACAAGCGGCCCAACAAGGCCGACTTGTCTGGGTCCGGCTTGCTGGAGCAGGACGCGGACATCGGGCCGCCTCCGTTGCCGGGGTGCCCGCCATGCGGCAGTGGTCAGCCGATCCGGTAG
- a CDS encoding 2-phosphosulfolactate phosphatase gives MGSRVVGIPDVDGTEQVAVVIDVMRAFTTAAWAFHRGADKIVLAADEGEALAIKACHPGWLALKDGAPVSGFDLVNSPGVIRETDLTGRTVIQKTTAGTVGALAVVEAKLALCASFVVAGATARALADANADSVTFVATGEDGRAAEDLACAEYLDRLLAGDRLDPGPYLHRARTSPAADDLRSGRRRGAHPTDVELCLEVDRFDFSMKVGLEEGMAVLRPLRTPPAAVSAVHTHGNQ, from the coding sequence ATGGGCTCGCGCGTAGTCGGAATACCCGACGTGGACGGCACCGAACAGGTGGCCGTTGTCATCGATGTGATGCGGGCGTTCACCACCGCCGCATGGGCTTTCCACCGCGGGGCAGACAAGATCGTTCTCGCTGCCGACGAGGGCGAGGCACTGGCGATCAAGGCGTGTCACCCGGGCTGGCTTGCGCTCAAGGATGGGGCACCGGTCAGCGGGTTCGACCTGGTCAACTCTCCTGGCGTGATCCGGGAGACGGACTTGACCGGCCGCACCGTGATTCAAAAGACCACTGCGGGAACGGTCGGGGCTCTGGCGGTTGTCGAGGCGAAATTGGCACTGTGCGCCAGTTTCGTCGTGGCCGGCGCGACGGCCCGAGCCCTGGCGGATGCCAACGCCGACTCGGTGACGTTCGTGGCCACCGGCGAGGACGGCCGTGCCGCCGAGGATCTGGCCTGCGCCGAGTACCTGGATCGTCTCCTGGCCGGGGATCGTCTCGACCCCGGCCCTTATCTCCACCGTGCCCGGACCTCCCCCGCCGCGGACGACCTGCGCAGCGGGCGACGCCGCGGTGCTCACCCCACCGATGTGGAGTTGTGTTTGGAGGTCGACCGGTTCGACTTCTCCATGAAGGTCGGGCTCGAGGAAGGGATGGCAGTGCTGCGGCCGCTCCGGACTCCACCAGCTGCGGTGTCCGCTGTACACACGCACGGTAACCAATGA
- a CDS encoding endonuclease/exonuclease/phosphatase family protein, giving the protein MSIRIATFNCENLFRRPIVFGGGNDPIRDAVLEDFRKLVETLDHDTYTAHDKTKIIELLKKHSVDVSQEISTQTILVNEPRGQARLLKGEGRNIEVRAEVTGRSDWVGWVELVKNDLSWDAVKNTARVIAEVNADILLTVEVEDRLTLHRFNKQVLTGQFDAEPYPFNMLIDGNDIRGIDVGLFSRHPITSVRSHIFDKKDSREIFSRDCPEFEIDIDGEPLWLLGNHFKSKIGGGGDKRKLQGERVAQLYQAALERSAHVVVAGDLNDTPGSPPLGFLEATSLKDAMTHDSYEGPPGTHGKCTSPNDKIDYLMFSPELFAKVDKVEVERRGIFEFGTPFDTVTGPGDQASDHAAIVAELDL; this is encoded by the coding sequence ATGAGTATCCGCATAGCCACTTTCAACTGCGAAAACCTCTTTCGGAGGCCCATCGTCTTCGGTGGCGGGAACGACCCTATACGCGACGCCGTGCTCGAGGACTTCAGGAAACTTGTCGAAACCCTCGATCACGACACGTATACGGCCCATGACAAGACAAAGATCATCGAGCTTCTCAAGAAACACAGCGTCGATGTCTCCCAGGAAATCTCCACCCAGACGATCCTGGTGAACGAGCCGCGCGGACAGGCCCGACTGCTCAAGGGCGAGGGCAGGAACATCGAGGTCAGGGCCGAGGTCACGGGACGGTCCGACTGGGTCGGCTGGGTCGAACTGGTCAAGAACGACCTCAGCTGGGACGCCGTCAAGAACACCGCCAGGGTGATCGCCGAGGTGAACGCCGACATACTGCTGACGGTCGAAGTCGAGGACCGGCTCACCCTGCACCGCTTCAACAAACAGGTGCTGACGGGCCAGTTCGATGCGGAACCATATCCGTTCAACATGCTGATCGACGGCAATGACATTCGCGGCATCGACGTGGGGCTGTTCAGCCGGCACCCGATCACCTCCGTACGCTCGCACATCTTCGACAAGAAGGATTCCCGGGAAATCTTCAGCCGGGACTGCCCGGAATTCGAGATCGACATCGATGGCGAACCCCTCTGGCTCCTCGGGAACCACTTCAAGAGCAAGATCGGCGGCGGAGGCGACAAGCGCAAGCTCCAGGGCGAGCGCGTCGCCCAGCTCTACCAGGCCGCACTCGAGCGCTCGGCGCATGTCGTGGTCGCCGGGGATCTCAACGACACCCCGGGCAGCCCGCCACTCGGCTTCCTCGAGGCCACCAGCCTGAAGGACGCGATGACCCACGACAGTTACGAGGGACCGCCCGGCACCCATGGGAAGTGCACGAGCCCCAACGACAAGATCGACTACCTGATGTTCTCGCCGGAGCTGTTCGCCAAGGTGGACAAGGTCGAGGTGGAGCGGCGTGGGATCTTCGAGTTCGGCACGCCGTTCGACACCGTGACCGGGCCCGGCGACCAGGCGTCCGACCACGCTGCCATCGTCGCCGAACTCGACCTGTGA
- a CDS encoding choice-of-anchor C family protein, which produces MVALRACVTTVAAAGLLALMPGAALAAPVALDDGSFEYPTAPANSFSALTAGQSIGPWTIDSGSVDLIGSGFWQAADGKQSVDLNGQGPGKVSQTFTTTAGKTYTVSYALAGNPAGNQGVKTGQVLVDGQDFQNFSFDTTGKSFAQMGYVGRQVTFVATGASTTLSFASTTASSAYGPVIDNVRIGSCCSCSSCSSCSG; this is translated from the coding sequence ATGGTGGCCTTACGCGCCTGCGTCACAACCGTTGCCGCTGCCGGCCTGCTGGCTCTCATGCCGGGTGCCGCCCTAGCGGCCCCGGTCGCGCTCGATGACGGCAGCTTCGAATACCCGACCGCCCCTGCGAACTCCTTCAGTGCGTTGACGGCGGGGCAGTCCATCGGCCCCTGGACGATCGACAGCGGTTCGGTGGACCTGATCGGCAGCGGCTTTTGGCAGGCGGCTGACGGGAAGCAGTCCGTCGACCTCAACGGCCAGGGCCCCGGCAAGGTGTCGCAGACCTTCACTACGACAGCGGGCAAGACGTACACGGTCTCCTACGCGCTGGCCGGCAACCCGGCGGGCAATCAGGGCGTGAAGACAGGTCAGGTTCTCGTTGACGGGCAGGACTTCCAGAACTTCTCGTTCGACACCACCGGCAAGAGCTTCGCCCAGATGGGTTACGTGGGACGTCAGGTGACGTTCGTGGCCACCGGTGCCTCCACGACCTTGTCGTTCGCCAGCACCACTGCCAGCAGCGCCTACGGTCCGGTGATCGACAATGTGAGGATCGGGTCCTGCTGCTCCTGTTCCTCCTGCTCTTCGTGTTCCGGCTGA
- a CDS encoding aldo/keto reductase, with protein MTLTLDTYRLLGRAGLRVSPLALGAATFGTDWGWGAERDEARKLFDLYVERGGNFIDTADTYTNGRSESLLGEFTRDSRDSLVLATKYTTHRRPRDPNAGGPHRKNLFTSVESSLRRLNTDYIDLLYLHVWDFTTPVEEILRSMDDLVRQGKVLYVAISNAPAWQTSRMQAIADLRGWSPLVALQIEYSLIQRAGERDLIPMAREMGLGVVPYSPMGGGVLTGKYRREDLTGTDTGSEESSRKSLNHAVGWVTERNLAIADTVKEVATELGRTPAQVALAWTLQNPHVTAPIIGARTPTQLEDNLGALEVDFTASHLARLDEAGAIDLGYPHTFLAGDFARTQTQGDLKIEARR; from the coding sequence ATGACGCTCACCCTGGACACGTACCGGCTCCTTGGCCGCGCTGGTCTGCGGGTCTCCCCCCTGGCCCTTGGCGCGGCGACCTTCGGCACCGACTGGGGCTGGGGCGCCGAGCGGGACGAGGCGCGCAAGCTGTTCGACCTCTATGTCGAGCGCGGCGGCAACTTCATCGACACCGCCGACACCTACACCAACGGCCGCTCCGAGAGCCTCCTTGGCGAATTCACCCGCGACAGCCGCGACAGCCTGGTCCTTGCAACGAAATACACGACACATCGCCGTCCCCGCGATCCCAATGCCGGGGGCCCGCACCGCAAGAACCTGTTCACGTCGGTGGAATCCAGTCTGCGACGGCTGAACACGGACTACATCGATCTGCTCTACCTGCACGTGTGGGATTTCACGACGCCGGTCGAGGAGATCCTGCGCAGCATGGACGACCTGGTCCGGCAGGGCAAGGTGTTGTACGTGGCGATCTCCAACGCTCCGGCCTGGCAGACCTCGCGCATGCAGGCGATCGCCGACCTGCGCGGCTGGTCGCCGCTGGTCGCGCTGCAGATCGAATACAGCCTGATCCAGCGCGCCGGGGAACGCGATCTGATCCCCATGGCGCGGGAGATGGGCCTCGGGGTGGTCCCGTACTCACCGATGGGCGGCGGGGTGCTCACCGGCAAATACCGTCGCGAGGACTTGACCGGGACGGACACCGGATCCGAGGAGAGTTCCCGCAAGAGCCTCAACCACGCTGTGGGATGGGTCACCGAACGCAACCTCGCCATCGCTGACACGGTGAAGGAGGTCGCCACGGAGCTGGGCCGCACGCCCGCCCAGGTCGCTCTGGCCTGGACCCTGCAGAACCCGCACGTGACGGCACCGATCATCGGCGCCCGCACCCCCACACAGCTGGAGGACAACCTGGGCGCCTTGGAGGTCGACTTCACCGCCTCCCACCTGGCTCGCCTCGACGAGGCCGGCGCGATCGACCTCGGCTACCCGCACACCTTTCTCGCCGGCGACTTCGCCCGCACGCAGACCCAGGGCGACCTGAAGATCGAAGCCCGCCGCTGA
- a CDS encoding FKBP-type peptidyl-prolyl cis-trans isomerase: MSELTKPEVDVPEGDAPTELAIRDLVVGDGAEVKPGMVVRVHYVGVTFESGKEFDASWDRGQPFKFTLGSGKVIKGWDRGVRGMKVGGRREIIVPPRLGYGNQSPSPLIPAGSTLVFVVDLLDSCSSTTGWSKAW, from the coding sequence ATGAGTGAACTGACGAAGCCCGAGGTCGACGTTCCGGAGGGTGACGCTCCTACCGAGCTGGCCATCCGGGACCTGGTCGTCGGGGACGGTGCCGAGGTGAAGCCGGGCATGGTGGTCAGGGTCCACTATGTCGGGGTGACCTTCGAGTCCGGGAAGGAGTTCGATGCCTCCTGGGACCGGGGTCAGCCGTTCAAGTTCACCCTGGGCAGTGGCAAGGTCATCAAGGGCTGGGACCGGGGGGTGAGGGGGATGAAGGTCGGCGGTCGGCGCGAGATCATCGTTCCCCCGCGTCTCGGCTACGGCAACCAGTCGCCCTCGCCGTTGATCCCGGCGGGCTCGACCCTGGTCTTCGTGGTGGACCTGCTGGACTCGTGTTCCAGCACAACCGGGTGGAGCAAAGCCTGGTGA
- a CDS encoding DUF3037 domain-containing protein → MTGLHNGRDVFEYALLKVVPRVERGEMINAGVVVYCHARRFVEARTHLDEARLLALDPTTDVAGVRAALCAVEGVCEGGERAGQAAGEDAGRRFRWLMAPRSTIVQPGPVHTGLTADPAAEVERLLELLVR, encoded by the coding sequence GTGACCGGTCTGCACAACGGGCGCGATGTGTTCGAGTACGCCCTGCTGAAGGTCGTCCCCCGGGTCGAGCGCGGCGAGATGATCAATGCCGGGGTGGTCGTGTACTGCCACGCCCGCCGCTTCGTCGAGGCCAGGACCCATCTGGACGAGGCCCGGCTGCTGGCCCTGGACCCCACGACCGATGTGGCCGGGGTGCGGGCCGCGCTCTGTGCCGTCGAGGGCGTCTGCGAGGGCGGCGAGCGTGCCGGGCAGGCGGCGGGGGAGGACGCGGGACGCCGGTTCCGCTGGTTGATGGCGCCGCGCAGCACCATCGTCCAGCCCGGCCCGGTGCACACCGGCCTGACCGCCGACCCGGCCGCCGAGGTCGAGCGGCTGCTGGAGCTGTTGGTGCGCTGA
- a CDS encoding helix-turn-helix transcriptional regulator, whose amino-acid sequence MTTRTVDTAQELAAFLRTRRERLDPQDFDLPSRRQTRRTPGLRREEVAELAGVSIDYIVRLEQARGLRPSAGVVEALARALRLAPHERAYLFDLAQQRPRAADQPATAAAPPLARLVADLSPLPGMLMNHRYDILAWNGEMARLLLDFDTLPPARRNAMWLCLMHPQMRELYVDRERVVREGIAHLRAAWAAHPEDQVLAGLIAECTARDEEFARWWAERDITVNGRGHKVIRHPAVGEVAVHFEVLMPLQDPDQRLVIYRGADEASRSALDRLCAR is encoded by the coding sequence GTGACGACCCGCACCGTGGATACGGCACAGGAGTTGGCCGCGTTCCTGCGGACCCGGCGCGAACGCCTGGACCCGCAGGATTTCGACCTGCCGTCGCGTCGGCAGACCCGGCGGACCCCGGGACTGCGCCGCGAAGAGGTCGCCGAACTCGCCGGGGTCAGCATCGACTACATCGTGCGCCTTGAACAGGCACGCGGGCTGCGGCCATCGGCGGGCGTGGTGGAGGCGCTGGCGCGGGCGCTGCGTCTGGCCCCGCACGAACGCGCCTACCTCTTCGATCTGGCCCAGCAGCGCCCCCGCGCTGCCGACCAGCCCGCCACCGCCGCGGCACCGCCACTGGCCCGTCTGGTCGCCGACCTGTCGCCGCTGCCGGGCATGCTGATGAACCACCGCTACGACATCCTGGCCTGGAACGGCGAAATGGCCAGACTGCTACTGGACTTCGACACCCTGCCGCCGGCGCGGCGCAATGCGATGTGGCTGTGCCTGATGCATCCGCAGATGCGCGAGCTCTACGTCGACCGCGAACGCGTCGTGCGGGAGGGGATCGCCCACCTCCGTGCTGCGTGGGCCGCGCATCCGGAGGATCAGGTGTTGGCCGGCCTCATCGCCGAATGCACCGCGCGCGACGAGGAATTCGCGCGATGGTGGGCCGAGCGAGACATCACGGTCAACGGCCGCGGGCACAAGGTGATACGGCATCCTGCCGTCGGTGAGGTCGCAGTGCATTTCGAAGTGCTGATGCCACTTCAAGATCCTGACCAGCGGTTGGTGATCTACCGCGGCGCAGACGAGGCGAGCCGGTCGGCGTTGGACCGGCTCTGCGCACGGTGA
- the fabG gene encoding 3-oxoacyl-ACP reductase FabG, with the protein MSTTEQRVAIVTGAARGIGASTAVRLAAEGRAVAVLDLDEAACKDTVEKITKAGGKAIAVGCDVSDAEQVDAAVARVASELGAPTVLVNNAGVLRDNLLFKMSETDWDTVMNVHLRGAFLMSRACQKHMVDAKFGRIVNLSSSSALGNRGQVNYSAAKAGLQGFTKTLAIELGKFGVTANAVAPGFIVTDMTAATAERVGMGFEEFQAAAATQIPVQRVGRPEDIANAIAFFTGEAAGFVSGQVMYVAGGPLN; encoded by the coding sequence ATGTCCACCACCGAGCAGCGCGTTGCCATCGTGACGGGCGCGGCCCGCGGTATCGGCGCGTCCACCGCCGTCCGCCTGGCCGCCGAGGGCCGCGCCGTGGCCGTACTCGACCTCGACGAGGCGGCCTGCAAGGACACCGTCGAGAAGATCACCAAGGCCGGGGGCAAGGCCATCGCGGTCGGCTGTGACGTCTCGGACGCGGAGCAGGTGGACGCGGCGGTCGCCCGCGTCGCCTCGGAGCTCGGCGCGCCGACCGTCCTGGTCAACAACGCGGGGGTGCTCCGCGACAACCTGCTGTTCAAGATGAGCGAGACCGACTGGGACACGGTCATGAACGTGCATCTGCGCGGTGCGTTCCTGATGTCCCGCGCCTGCCAGAAGCACATGGTGGACGCCAAGTTCGGCCGGATCGTGAACCTCTCCTCCAGCTCGGCGCTCGGCAACCGCGGGCAGGTCAACTACTCGGCGGCCAAGGCCGGTCTGCAGGGCTTCACCAAGACCCTCGCCATCGAACTCGGCAAGTTCGGCGTCACCGCCAACGCCGTCGCCCCGGGCTTCATCGTCACGGACATGACCGCCGCCACCGCCGAGCGCGTCGGCATGGGCTTCGAGGAGTTCCAGGCCGCGGCCGCCACCCAGATCCCGGTGCAGCGCGTCGGCCGCCCCGAGGACATCGCCAACGCCATCGCCTTCTTCACCGGTGAGGCGGCCGGCTTCGTCTCCGGCCAGGTCATGTACGTCGCCGGCGGCCCGCTCAACTGA
- a CDS encoding class I adenylate-forming enzyme family protein, whose amino-acid sequence MDRILEHWYKDEEAEALVQGAQRLTRGEARRRLFRLGHALRGQGLAPGDGVGLFLANRVDSVLVQLAVHLIGCRVVFLPPEPGPGELAALVEQSRARAVVADPLFAQRAADAAVRSVHAPVLLSLGPCEQRCTDLLALAAECPDVRPDGVPAPAADEAVTVLYTGGTLGRPKLAAHSRRLYDVLVDLVEDTPQKSGTAFFPTMDEGTDRVLAATLLTHGSGHLTSLQALVTGSTLVVLPEFEAGAALAVLREEQITATMFVPPMLYAVLDHSDCEPGALPALRRIVVGGAATSPSRLQQAVEVFGPVLSQGYGQSEALGITAFGAEDLASEGAGRPELWRSCGRAIADVEIEIRGEDSTVALPVRQVGEVCVRGETVMLGYFEDPERTAAALHDGWLRTGDMGYLDAEGYLYLVDRAKDIIVTGSTSDNVYSRVLEDFLLTLPGVRNAAALGVPDEEHGEAVQIFLATAEGGADVDPEAVSEAVTAELGELYTPRKTVLLDQLPTTTVGKVDKKALRAAWTSGTLDMIQVP is encoded by the coding sequence GTGGACCGCATTCTGGAGCACTGGTACAAGGATGAGGAAGCCGAGGCGCTCGTCCAGGGGGCGCAGCGGCTGACTAGGGGGGAGGCGCGGCGGCGGCTGTTCAGGTTGGGGCATGCGCTGCGCGGGCAGGGGCTTGCGCCCGGCGACGGAGTGGGGCTGTTTCTGGCCAACCGCGTGGACTCCGTCTTGGTGCAGCTCGCCGTCCATCTCATCGGCTGCCGCGTCGTGTTCCTGCCGCCCGAGCCAGGGCCCGGCGAGCTTGCCGCGCTGGTCGAGCAGTCCCGGGCGCGCGCCGTGGTAGCCGACCCGCTCTTCGCGCAACGGGCTGCCGACGCGGCCGTCCGTAGTGTCCACGCCCCCGTACTGCTCAGCCTCGGGCCCTGTGAGCAGCGGTGCACAGACCTGCTGGCCCTGGCGGCCGAGTGTCCGGACGTGCGCCCCGACGGCGTGCCCGCCCCGGCAGCGGACGAAGCCGTTACCGTCCTCTACACCGGAGGGACTCTGGGCCGCCCCAAGCTCGCCGCGCACAGCCGCCGGCTCTACGACGTGCTGGTGGACCTGGTGGAAGACACCCCGCAGAAGTCCGGCACCGCGTTCTTCCCGACCATGGACGAGGGCACGGACAGGGTGCTCGCCGCCACGCTGCTCACGCACGGCAGCGGCCACCTCACCTCGCTCCAGGCTCTGGTGACGGGGTCCACCCTCGTCGTGCTGCCCGAGTTCGAAGCGGGCGCGGCGCTGGCGGTACTGCGCGAGGAGCAGATCACCGCCACCATGTTCGTACCGCCCATGCTGTACGCGGTTCTCGACCACTCGGATTGCGAGCCGGGCGCCCTGCCCGCGCTGCGGCGGATCGTCGTCGGCGGCGCGGCCACATCGCCCAGCCGACTGCAGCAGGCGGTCGAGGTGTTCGGGCCCGTGCTCAGCCAGGGCTACGGGCAGTCGGAGGCGCTCGGTATCACCGCGTTCGGTGCGGAGGATCTCGCCTCGGAGGGAGCCGGGCGCCCCGAGCTCTGGCGCAGCTGCGGTCGTGCGATAGCCGACGTCGAGATCGAGATCCGTGGTGAAGACAGCACTGTGGCCCTGCCCGTCAGGCAGGTCGGCGAGGTGTGCGTGCGTGGCGAGACGGTGATGCTCGGATACTTCGAGGACCCGGAGCGCACCGCGGCAGCGCTGCACGACGGATGGCTGCGGACCGGGGACATGGGCTATCTCGACGCCGAGGGGTACCTCTACCTTGTCGACCGGGCTAAGGACATCATCGTCACCGGCAGCACCAGCGACAACGTGTACAGCCGGGTCCTGGAGGACTTCCTGCTCACGCTGCCCGGTGTGCGAAACGCGGCGGCACTCGGCGTGCCGGACGAGGAGCACGGGGAGGCTGTACAGATTTTCCTGGCCACGGCCGAGGGGGGCGCTGACGTCGACCCGGAGGCGGTCAGCGAGGCGGTGACCGCCGAGTTGGGAGAGTTGTACACGCCCCGGAAGACGGTGCTGCTGGACCAGCTGCCCACGACCACGGTCGGCAAGGTGGACAAGAAGGCGCTGCGCGCCGCGTGGACGAGCGGGACCTTGGACATGATTCAGGTTCCCTAG